TATGTTTGGGCTAGCTAGCACACTAATGATgacgaagtaaaaaaaaaagtgatCTTACCCCAGTAAGTGATCTTTTACTACTTAATAACAGTTACCTAGTTACCTACATCAAATTATATGGCTAGGCACCAAAAACATCTCTGCTTATAGCTAAACGAGTTACTCATCATTTTGTTGTTCTCAGAATCCGTTTTACTACtggaaatcaataaaaaaagagCTTGGTGAGCTTTAAGACAGGCATGTTTAGAAATTCATTTAAGGACAGGCATTTTGGCATTTTTTAGACATATTTAATCGCACAATCAGTTTATGACACCTTATTAACTGATAACTATTTTTAACTGGTTAATAGCTACATTTTTCTGTGGGTAAGCTATTTTGGCTCTAGCAACCGCATGGCAGGTAAAAAGATGTGGAAGCTTGCTTAAGAAATGTCCTATCAGACCATTTCTTTTTACGGAAACATTGTtgaggctttaaactattattgtAGATTGCTCTACATTCTGCTTAATATACCTATATATTCATTTAAAGTCTTACCAATACCTTTGTCCAAAGGAATAGACTGAACAAGACTTTCTTTCACCTAGCATGTACATCTTTTTGCCTACCAGGCAATTTCTAAAGCCAGAAGGGCTTACtgtgaaaaatgtaaacattcaaaaaaatctctctctatatatatatatacaagtgCTTATTGGCTAAAAAGCCTTAACGACAGGCTTTACATATATATACTGCACcatataacttttaattttgtagCAGCAATAATGATAGCTATATGTAAACAAGTAACACTGCCgggaaatcaaaaaacaaaacaataaaaaaagataaaccgcagtgtgtttttttatctatattttacgGTAAGCAGTTAATAAGCCATTCTTATTACCTGGAAAGTCTGTGGAGAGTTCTCTGGAATTTAAACTTGCACAAAAATTTCATGAATCAGGATCTTTCCTGCTAGAGTATTAGATTACCAAAGTAATTGAGAAAAATTGGCTAACTCTGAAACACTTTTTAAATTCTCGAAAACCTTGTTAGAAACTTTCCATATTTTGTCTCAGTGAGGACCCTAGCATACTATaaacaagtattttttttagatattttgggAGTTGTCGTATTGTATGAACTAAAAAGAGCAATGCATGTCATTATCATATGGAGTAGATACAAATGACTAAAGgagttatttttaaatcaatatgAAAAATACCTGTTACTGTGTAAGAAAATACTGTACttgaaaaatttgtattttcatAACCttgttataattttattatattccatttatttaaaatttagcatttgttttttgttatcctTGGgctatgtcattttttactatttgtCCACTTTTTACTATTTGTCCATTTAtcctatttattaatttttatttgtgctatataaaattttgaatgCAATAAAAATACACCAGGGGTACaatcaataatattttttttataataaaagctTATTTATACCAATATTATTTCCAAGTCGGTGTGATGAAACTCGAtagacaaaaaaattactatttttgTGTACAAGTTGTTGGCTTCAGCATAAAGTAGTGATTTGCTCTGCTGGggaaatatacaattttttttaaaaaaagtttagctTCTGCTTGTATTGTATTCTGATCAAATTAATGTATGGCATATATAAAAACGTTCGTTAGTAGTGCAGAAATTACGCCCAAAAAGTTTTGCACGAAAATTAATACACtcgaaaatatttcaatttactATATGGTATCCGCAATCTTAGAGGATATCAAGCTACAACCCTGGACACAATATTTGTGGAAATGGCCGTTTTTTGGCTGTTTCTCAAAATGGCTAAACAGCATTACTTCACCAGTACTATGCAGCTGGTAGGTTGTAAACGTTTTACTTTGACAAGGGTGTGGAGCCAAGTAACGAACGTCGAAAATGCGCTAGCTGCACTTTTCGCAATGTCTGTCTTATGAAATAATTCATTCCAAAATATCGGGAAGTTAGGGCGTGCCGACGGCAGCAAAAATTAGCACCGTTTAAGAGTTTGACAAGGACTCTTTACAAATTTAGAGTGCCTGTTATTTACATAGAAACGGCTTTCTCAATTGCTTGTAATTACGAACTTCGAAATTTCGTCCTTCTTTCCACTAATTTATGTCTGGGGTTGTAGGATATAATACTTTAAGGAAAGAGACTTTCGCGCAAAAAAAATTTCGCAGTACCAAAATCACCGCAAAATTTCAGGTTTGCGTTtaggtttttttagattttttttttggaataaacttttgcttatATGAGGGTTTCGTATATATATTTAGGTTAAAAAAACGAtcgaaaaacataaaataatgatGACATCGCAATTTTAGAATGACGCTATTACGTATATTATTGACgtgtactagtcgttagcccgtggaaaaatccacgggttcgcccgtcctttaaactTACCcatggcaacaaagtggacaaaaatatatcgcatttgatattcgtgtttccgtaacatcattttctaactcagcgggggtctgcgcagaaacagacagacgacggctattattatagagactagccgggaaacccggcgtcgaaacgccgggttaagccacaagtaaaggtgtgatccggcattgaacactctgtggagcgcttaataagagcggtaaactgtcccacacgatcaggtggagcgctttagtacaggtatacagtatgttgttaatcatttgaagcgcatacaccattatagtgtgcgactgtaacatatttttcaaaaaataactttcccgcaacgataactgatataaaaacagagtttacaaagtgttgttactccatcatagcaaaaacaatcgtcaattttatttcattttgcggaataactttttgcgcaagttaaaaaattaatcgtgacactgagctgaacgcttagtacagttaaaccgtgttgcacaggcgtaaATCAAgttaagcgcatacaccattatagtgtgcgactgtaacatattttttttaaattactttcccgcaacaatagctgatatgaaaacagagtttacaaaccgttgttaccctgtcacCAAACATACCGTATCAATTTATGATGACTGTCGGTATGCCACAGAAAGTTTGGAGTAGCTTCTCCGTTCAAATAAAATGCACATAATTATTAGTCATTTTTCCTTTGTTAGGTAGGGCAATAGTGCTACCTTGTTACCCTGCTGGATGTTTTACTTAAAACTACCGTAGCCACTATTAATATGTTCTAATAAAAGAGGATCGGCAGAGCCATTTGTCAGTTTTCGGAATTTTGGAATTCTTGATGCGTCTGGGAGATGATAAAACTTTGCCTTTGTTGTAGATGGTAAAGGACCCCTTTTTTTCtgcgtttttttgttttctctggAATTTTAAAACTATGAAGTCTTAAGGTTTCGATGTTGCTTAAGCAGGCAGCTGCGTTTGTAGAGAAcaagtcatcatcatcatcatcatcatcatcatcatcatcatcatcatcatcatcatcatcatcatcatcatcatcatcatcatcatcatcatcatcatcatcatcatcatcatcatcatcatcatcatcatcatcatcatcatcatcatcatcatcatcatcatcatcatcatcatcatcatcatcatcatcatcatcatcatcatcatcatcatcatcatcatcatcatcatcatcatcatcatcatcatcatcatcatcatcatcatcatcatcatcatcatcatcatcatcatcatcatcatcatcatcatcatcatcatcatcatcatcatcatcatcatcatcatcatcatcatcatcatcatcatcatcatcatcatcatcatcatcatcatcatcatcatcatcatcatcatcatcatcatcatcatcatcatcatcatcatcatcatcatcatcatcatcatcatcatcatcatcatcatcatcatcatcatcatcatcatcatcatcatcatcatcatcatcatcatcatcatcatcatcatcatcatcatcatcatcatcatcatcatcatcatcatcatcatcatcatcatcatcatcatcatcatcatcatcatcatcatcatcatcatcatcatcatcatcatcatcatcatcatcatcatcatcatcatcatcatcatcatcatcatcatcatcatcatcatcatcatcatcatcatcatcatcatcatcatcatcatcatcatcatcatcatcatcatcatcatcatcatcatcatcatcatcatcatcatcatcatcatcatcatcatcatcatcatcatcatcatcatcatcatcatcatcatcatcatcatcatcatcatcatcatcatcatcatcatcatcatcatcatcatcatcatcatcatcatcatcatcatcatcatcatcatcatcatcatcatcatcatcatcatcatcatcatcatcatcatcatcatcatcatcatcatcatcatcatcatcatcatcatcatcatcatcatcatcatcatcatcatcatcatcatcatcatcatcatcatcatcatcatcatcatcatcatcatcatcatcatcatcatcatcatcatcatcatcatcatcatcatcatcatcatcatcatcatcatcatcatcatcatcatcatcatcatcatcatcatcatcatcatcatcatcatcatcatcatcatcatcatcatcatcatcatcatcatcatcatcatcatcatcatcatcatcatcatcatcagagAATGTGATATTTTCAAGAAaggtaatattattttttggcaaCGTTGTCAAAACACTTTGCATCGCATTtgaaacaccttcatcatttcCAGAACTTGGAACACTGGACATAATGGTAACTGAAACGAGATGGTGTAATTTTACAAGGAGAATTATGGAAGTAACGGCTTCCTAGTGATGATAGCAAAGTCAAACTATTTACCAAAAGAAGCAACATCTTGTGTAACTGGTGCATGTGAGAGTGTAGACAACATATCAACTTGAGAACCTAATACAAAACAAATACCATCATGCTTGTATTTGAGATCCATTTACCGTCTGTATTTAAACTGATCTTGCATTAATTTGAAGacgtaaaaattatcatttgaCTTAACAGCACACAAAACTCAAGTTTTTTGTGTGTtgcaacaaagaaaaaaaattattcctcaTAAGTGGTGGTGATGTGTATGTCATTACCTAATACACATGAAAGTGAAGAGTTTGATATTGTTTTAGATTTCGAAGTAATGGTACTTGCAGAAGATGGTAAACTTTGTGAATTAGTATCTTGTTGAAAAGCTATAAAGTAATTATTATTAcatcatgcttttaaaaacctcttttttataaatttataaaaactatcATTTTGCAATGAAGTAATTTCACAAACAGGATTTTTTATTATACAGTACCGGTCCTCAATCCCCTTCTGATAACCCACCTTCTTAAGGGAGAACCAACGAATGATGACATGTTCTGCTTAAATTGTTTATTTCAAAGCCAATATTGAAGTGTGAAATTTGTTACGCCTTTATTAGCTCTGGTCAAAAGGGGCTTATGGTCGCTACCATGACAGTGGCTACACAGAAACGCTATTCGGTAAATTAATAAGATTTATGACGTAACAATGTGATAGTAATATCAGCTCAAGGTGAGGTGGACCAATATAATGTGCTAAATTATTCAAATAATTCATAATGCACCCCAAAAAGCAAGCAACCCAAAAACCACACAGTTAGAAAATATAGAATTGAAAGAAAGGAACATCTCAAGATTGTTGAGCATTGGTTTGTTTTCAACCACGGGGGACTAGAAAATGCCCAATATTGAAACTTTGGACAATGTGAAAAAACACCATTGACCAAGTTTAGGGACAAAATTTGGACAAAAAAATAgagtaaatagaaaaaaatggtaTGCAATGTTGTTTTTGTGATATGAACAAacatatttattacaaaaaaacatatgcGCAGATTTTgtcgttagttctcctttaaaaaaGCTCTATAATTTCTAGCTAAAAGAGGGATTCATACATTGCAatgaaaagttataaaaagatACATAAATGTATCTATGCATACTTCTCTAAAACTTAAAAACAGAACtgatttatatatatacctgATGAAGTGATGGAAGTGCTGTTTCTTCCATGTAACCCCCTCCTTTCCATTCTTGGAAAAATAAGACCTGAACATATTAAAATGGAAATATCTTGCACTTagataaaaaatggtttttgaaacatttaaaactttGTATCAGTGCGGGACTGAATGTAAATGGATGCATCATGAATATCTTAACTAATCAAAACCATTCCACATTGCAGTGTCAGTATTGCGTGCTATTCTGTTCTGCAAACAATGTGCtgttttgtattgttttgtACAGGTAAACAGAGCGCAGCTTAGCAGACTGAGTAGGACCTAGGACAAACAACTTCTGGTAGGTAAAAGGAACTGCACATGAGtacaacaacaatgtcaagaGGTGTATTTCTAGTTTGAAAAAAGACACCCAGgacatgcaaaaaaattaatataacatTTCACAAACCTAGACTAGTGTTGCTATGAGGATTTTCTGGCAACGATGGcaaatttccagtacttctaaaGTAAGGAGAATTCACCATTCTTCTGAAATCTCTCCCTGTACCGCGGTGTTGTGAGCCGTTAGTAGGCATCTTCTTCCTAACTCCTGCTCTCGTATACTTCTTGTGGTTTTGGTCTTTTGCTTTTGGATATGACGTTCTGTTCTTCTCTCAAGTTGCAGAAAGAGCTTGTGAAGCAAACCATGTGGGATGAAGAAATAAATACCCCCATAGTGAAATACGCGGGACAATTAATTTCATTCTTCTcattgattttctttttctttttttgaattttgataaacTGAGTTTCTTGAGCGAGAAACCTTGTTTCTCGTCATCgcggaatgtttttatttaaaatatatctaTTAGCCATAAACTGAGTGCACATTTGCAGGGCAGCTTGATCGAAAAACCTGGTTTTTCGAGCGAGATACCAGGTTTCTCGCGAGAAACATGGAAACTCGTCCGATAAACCAGGTTTTTCGATCGATAAACCGGGTTTCTCGAAGGTACCGTTGATATACAAGGTATATCGAATAAATGTGAATAGGGCTTGCCATatcattttgactaatcagtcactcagtcagtcaaaaatcaaatagctatggcccgcaaccctccccatctcacctaaggggcctgtgacgtcaaaatcgtgacgtaattttcacactctatgcgtagtccaacaatatgtggcccgcagccggCGAAGGAAATTTATGTTCCGTACTGCGCGGTTACTGATAACCTattaggctatagttttaactcccatccgtcaggattagtcaaagactcacgccttttggcttggattctttccgtactatcatggctgcagcagatatgttggcgcgggtgcttactgatttaaagtgtgataattttgaatctgttcgtaaaatgcaactagaaattaaaaaaaaggttgcgaagcatttcgcaagttgcaagcaaaattaaactatccaatactttgtccctagcgcttcttgtttctttggcgctaacatcttccgaaatacatcaaaattgaatatcatatagaagaaccctggggacgaggtaggaaaatgaacgctctgcggaacaattcgttgctcaaaaacagttttttttgcgaatagactgcgcgagtatttgatgtgcgtgggatattcttttcaaaatgtgcgagaaaattagattacgcgaaactaacaaaaacgaataacgcgtgttaaaattttgtaccgccttttcccacagaatggtaaaagtaaagagtgcaatacaaaattacacttttagcagtattccgaaagatatgtgatacatcgagttgtacaacccgcagaagttggtcctaacgtaacgatttcgtaaatgacctcacaacaaaacagtatttttttcacgtaaaaataccggcagtagaagccacagaatctgctggaacgaatttcgaaaactcacgggaaacaattaaaacaaaaacaaacaaatcaaaacagttttttaacttcatcaagatttattaaatagcttcaaatttgggcagaaaaacaataacggattcgccttcttttcaccacacgcattagaagattacatcactcactcccattgtacacaatctaaaagaaaaagaaaacattttcatatagtgaagcttccagtgcctttaagggatggccaagtcaatggaattaaaagcactgtttttcatcttataaataattaaggctaattcggaaaagtataaaagaaaaaaactaaacaatttggcaactttactaattttatacacaaagttccaaccataccaacagtttccaaatctgacaaaatcattttagaagtgtttattttttcagaatttgattgatgcaaggccaggggaaattaaataagtttattgtcctagacccatttaaaaacatatgcttctcatcattcagttttttttcaaccaacattaatgtaatcacccagaggaaattataatgtctcttgtgtgtgttttagaagctgagtacacaaatacacaaatattacaagtgctgaactttggcaatcatattttgcaatcagacccttttaaaaagctatgctgaaccatgtcaattattaaattcagcactaatagaaaagcaccttggataggattctttgttgggcgaataaaatgactgacaaatggtttatcgtgaatgaaatagtaatttttacacaaataatttaaaaaataatgaactttgttatgtgggttgttctcaaacacacgtgggcggtggacaaaaaactgtgatgtaatttctcttggtctattattcctaagaatattctaaaataagagggtgtcaataagctgcaaacagccacatatataagggcaaGTTCGGGgaacttttccaattaaattagtgattgtcttccaaaaccgcccgcactttccgaacttgcctggagcattttcaaaattcaattccttgtaacataccttgtggacgatagttggaaaaagatgctttaagagaaagaagttaataaaaattaaaagttatttatcaagtaaattttatcaaaaaccatcgaaaacagttcttttaagaactttactaccacatagtttactttatggtctatgcaggttttatcgggtgaatacttcaatttttttgcaaaacgctaaacttgcccaaaaacgcctgcacgttatacggcgtatgcagcttatcagcacccttgttctaaaattacaagcagtttcgaagatgcccacgccgtttagaggacgtggtgcttgggcatccttgaagttctgtttaatgacagttttaatgttttaatgtcgttttaaacctcgttctcagggagggtgtagggaaaactaattcctattgacaattacattgctgttggtttgatagcaaaagtggatatttttttaattactgtaacaggttacttatataataaataaaaaatgataaaaaacggttggtcagctcactctagcgcccagagctatttgttttgtctgcgccctagctacaggttttcctatatctggctatcagttaggtagtaatacagcttctccatatgtattctacaaattactttcaattcttttatacaaaactgagctctagctagctagctacctttcgtgtgattaagccttaccttgatttggataaaaccaattaaaattgataatattgtattcttacatcttcttagaaacaataaaataaaacacagctcggcgcgttataattgtacaaattacttcaatatttctttaggaaagggtaccttacacaggagctttccaatccaactaaaatctccagaaaaagcacagcaacaaaaaagcttaaaatacacaagtaaagtctattagaaacaggactagcaataaattttttcaaaagaagaaaaccgttttaatattattatatttcattaaaatacaactataatagtattagaagcaaaattgcaaagtaatttattaattatttataccataattagctataatacaaagaaataaggcatattttgggtctgtaaaatatacgtgtctaaaatgccgaccaccgtttcttgttcacggcatattcctctttgtgtgttcaagttcggcggacgtataatccggaccaaaagacggggagggggtcaaaatccgggggtgggggggtacgagccgtacttattgcattttttactaaacttatactttaacccctcggtccaaacttatttgttttattagaaaaaaaaataccctagctttatgtgcaaaaatatcagtcctatttctttacgctgattttatatgattttttttctatcgaaattttgagaatctcaataattctcttggtatacctcgcgtgtagcaaacgtgctccacaatttcgcttcgctcgcttcgctcgcaaagctcaattgcttcgcaaaaagaacttttagaaagtgtttattctcgagcatttttgttgtctggggatatttatcccttggttggtaaaagtcttcatcggaattcaggtccagatatataccttccatctgaggcgaggtgtgaagataaaggaattattgcttcaaggtgagaagtatgttttttactctccaacacaccttgcatttatttaaaggttttcagtatatctgctacgaaaagctagttggggagagctttatacaacagactattaaaaccaaatacaactagaaattaaaaaaaaaggttgcgaagcatttcgcagttgcaagcaaaattaaactatccaatactttgtccctagcgcttcttgtttctttggcgctaacatcttccgaaatacatcaaaattgaatatcatatagaagaaccctggggacgaggtaggaaaatgaacgctctgcggaacaattcgtagctcaaaaacagttttttttgcgaacagactgcgcgagtatttgatgtgcgtgtgggatattcttttcaaaatgtgcgagaaaattagattacgcgaaactaacaaaaacgaataacgcgtgttaaaattttgtaccgccttttcccacagaatggtaaaagtaaagagcgcaatacaaaattacacttttagcagtattccgaaagatatgtgatacatcgagttgtacaacccgcagaagttggtcctaacgtaacgatttcgtaaatgacctcacaacaaaacagtatttttttcacctaaaaataccggcagtagaagccacagaatctgctggaacgaatttcgaaaactcacgggaaacaattaaaacaaaaacaaacaaatcaaaacagttttttaactttatcaagatttattaaatagcttcaaatttgggcagaaaaccaataacggattcgccttcttttcaccacacgcattagaagattacatcactcactcccattgtacacaatctaaaagaaaaagaaaacattttcatatagtgaagcttccagtgcctttaagggatggccaagtcaatggaattgaaagcactgtttttcatcttataaataattaaggctaattcggaaaagtataaaagaaaaaaactaaacaatttggcaactttactaattttatacgcaaagttccaaccataccaacagtttccaaatctgacaaaatcataagtgtttattttttcagaatttgattgatgcaaggccaagggaaataaataagtttattgtcctagacccatttaaaaacatatgcttctcatcattcagttttttttcaaccaacattaatgtaatcacccagaggaaattataatgtctcttgtgtgtgttttagaagctgagtacacaaatacacaaatattacaagtgctgaactttggcaatcatattttgcaatcagacacttttaaaaactatgctgaaccatgtcaattattaaattcagcactaatagaaaagcaccttggataggattctttgttgggcgaataaaatgactgacaaatggtttatcctgaatgaaatagtaatttttacacaaataatttaaaaaataatgaactttgttatgtgggttgttctcaaacacacgtgggcggtggacaaaaaactgtgatgtaatttctcttggtctattattcctgagaatattctaaaataagagggtgtcaataagctgcaaacagccacatatataagggcgagttcggggaacttttccaattaaattagtgattgtcttccaaaaccgcccgcactttcccgaacttgcctggagcattttcaaaattcaattccttgtaacacaccttgtggacgatagttggaaaaagatgctttaagagaaagaagttaataaaaattaaaagttatttatcaagtaaattttatcaaaaaaccatcaaaaacagttcttttaagaactttgctaccacataCTTTAGTTTATggtctatgcgggtttttttgggtgaatacttcaattttttgctaaacgctaaacttgcccaaaaacgcctgcacgttatacggcgtatgcagcttatcagcacccttgttctaaaattacaagcagtttcgaagatgcccacgccgtttagaggacgtggtgcggcttgggcatcctaGAAGTTCTTTtgaatgacagttttaatgttttaatgtcgttttaaacctttttctcagggagggtgtacagaaaactaattcctattgacaattacattgctgttggtttgatagcaaaagtggatatttttttaattactgtaacaggttacttatataataaataaaaaatgataaaaaacggttggtcagctcactctagcgcccgctatttgttttgtctgcgccctagctacaggttttcctatatctggctatcagttaggtagtaatacagcttctccatatgtattctacaaattactttcaattcttttatacaaaactgagctctagctagctagctacctttcgtgtgattaagccttaccttgatttggataaaaccaattaaaattgataatattgtattcttacatcttcttagaaacaataaaataaaacacagctcggcgcgttataattgtacaaattacttcaatttttcttcaggaaagggtaccttacacaggagctttccaatccaactaaaatctccagaaaaagcacagcaacaaaaaagcttaaaatacacaagtaaagttgattagaaacaggactagcaataaattttttcaaaagaagaaaacccttttaatactattatatttcattaaaatacaactataatagtattagaagcaaaa
Above is a window of Hydractinia symbiolongicarpus strain clone_291-10 chromosome 3, HSymV2.1, whole genome shotgun sequence DNA encoding:
- the LOC130636158 gene encoding uncharacterized protein LOC130636158, which produces MPTNGSQHRGTGRDFRRMVNSPYFRSTGNLPSLPENPHSNTSLGLIFPRMERRGLHGRNSTSITSSAFQQDTNSQSLPSSASTITSKSKTISNSSLSCVLGNDIHITTTYEE